In Archangium violaceum, the following are encoded in one genomic region:
- a CDS encoding restriction endonuclease fold toxin-2 domain-containing protein, whose translation MSTRRVTSPYFIVCILLLVGAPAWANSLEKVLCQTSPQPVARMVGSEKFCRSFARALAQLPEEAAHEVGAMLTPENLTVMASMTAAWLGTQGIPIVGQAVDATLIALGVTLLALQAATLSDSLWSYVNRVSTARSEADLDMAAAHLAKAIAMVGINVVVFILTKKAVGKAGPGSTASVQLQTAEGIQVTTSVARAASRAVPAPAVAAVGMLSNADHAPHGNEASKRADPKAFEEWTNQAERRPTRSSPEAYRYQKEQAGPEEFLLEGGGEHVWTDGVRKSDATLMEAKHVETPERSPFIPGSKCNERIRLLVKEELTDEFRRYAAVIKDPNTPAVALEVITNDARAVPLFQSLLDLFGIPGRVVVRGRGFP comes from the coding sequence ATGAGCACACGTCGAGTCACATCTCCCTACTTCATCGTCTGCATCCTGCTTCTGGTTGGAGCACCAGCCTGGGCGAATTCACTCGAGAAAGTGTTGTGCCAGACCAGCCCCCAGCCAGTTGCGCGGATGGTCGGTTCCGAGAAGTTCTGCCGCTCATTCGCCAGAGCATTGGCTCAACTCCCGGAAGAAGCGGCTCACGAAGTCGGCGCGATGCTCACCCCCGAAAACCTCACGGTCATGGCGAGCATGACCGCGGCGTGGCTCGGCACCCAAGGCATCCCGATTGTAGGCCAGGCAGTCGATGCCACTCTGATCGCACTGGGAGTCACCCTACTGGCTCTTCAAGCAGCAACGCTCTCCGATTCACTCTGGTCCTATGTGAATCGTGTATCGACAGCACGAAGTGAAGCCGACCTCGATATGGCCGCGGCCCATCTCGCGAAGGCCATCGCGATGGTCGGTATCAATGTGGTCGTCTTCATCCTGACGAAGAAGGCCGTGGGAAAGGCAGGTCCAGGCTCAACCGCATCCGTTCAACTCCAGACCGCCGAGGGTATACAGGTAACCACCTCGGTCGCGCGAGCTGCTTCGCGGGCGGTGCCAGCGCCCGCCGTGGCGGCAGTGGGCATGCTCTCGAACGCGGACCATGCGCCTCATGGGAATGAGGCTTCCAAGAGAGCCGATCCCAAGGCATTCGAAGAGTGGACGAACCAGGCCGAACGAAGGCCCACTCGCTCCTCGCCCGAGGCCTACCGCTACCAGAAAGAGCAAGCAGGCCCCGAGGAGTTTCTGCTCGAGGGGGGTGGCGAGCATGTCTGGACAGATGGCGTGCGCAAGAGCGACGCAACCCTGATGGAAGCCAAGCACGTCGAAACTCCCGAGCGAAGCCCCTTCATTCCCGGCTCGAAGTGCAATGAGCGGATCCGACTCCTGGTCAAGGAAGAGCTCACGGACGAGTTCCGCCGCTACGCCGCGGTCATCAAGGATCCAAACACGCCCGCCGTTGCTCTCGAAGTCATCACGAACGACGCCAGGGCAGTCCCTTTGTTCCAATCACTGCTCGACCTGTTCGGCATTCCAGGCCGAGTCGTCGTCAGAGGGCGAGGATTCCCTTGA
- a CDS encoding DUF7594 domain-containing protein: MKQGVRWGGRVVAGWAACMLLTRCGEAVNGMEDDPRCRESSGLEVRELALAPVADSYVEEDQGPTVHGTERKLVADNLSRRSAWLRFEVPEPPGPVLRATLRLYALDGSTDGPKLYPATTDWTEDSLSWTKAPELTGGPLGDVGLVPNGSWVEYDVTAAVAGSGPQGFALVTESRNGVDFASKEHARQELAPRLVLTVEAPTGMGCGARR, encoded by the coding sequence ATGAAACAAGGTGTGCGTTGGGGTGGCAGGGTTGTAGCCGGATGGGCGGCGTGCATGCTGCTCACCCGGTGTGGCGAGGCGGTGAACGGGATGGAGGATGACCCGAGGTGTCGGGAGTCCTCGGGCCTGGAGGTGAGGGAGCTGGCCCTCGCGCCCGTGGCGGACTCGTATGTGGAGGAGGACCAGGGCCCCACGGTCCACGGTACCGAGCGGAAGCTGGTGGCGGACAATCTCTCGCGACGCTCTGCCTGGCTCCGCTTCGAGGTGCCCGAGCCACCGGGGCCAGTCCTGCGGGCCACGTTGCGCCTGTACGCGCTGGATGGGAGCACGGATGGGCCGAAGCTGTACCCGGCCACCACGGACTGGACCGAGGACAGTCTCTCGTGGACCAAGGCGCCCGAGCTGACGGGAGGCCCGCTGGGAGACGTGGGCCTCGTGCCGAACGGGAGCTGGGTGGAGTACGACGTGACGGCCGCCGTGGCGGGCTCCGGGCCCCAGGGATTCGCCCTCGTCACCGAGTCGCGCAACGGCGTGGACTTCGCCTCGAAGGAGCACGCACGACAGGAGTTGGCACCACGGCTCGTCCTGACGGTGGAGGCTCCAACTGGAATGGGTTGCGGTGCCAGAAGATAG